Genomic DNA from Mus musculus strain C57BL/6J chromosome 11, GRCm38.p6 C57BL/6J:
CAGTTTCCCTCATGAATGCCAAGGCCATAGTGAGGAGCAATGATTCTGTGTACAGAAGGGGCGCCTGGGCATGGAGGACAGTAGGGTCTCTTCCAGGCCCCTGTTCTGATGCCATGAAAAGAGGAGGGTCACGTGGGGCAAGGAGATTGAAGAGATGAGGGAGCCTTGGACAGATGAGGATGATACTGGACTGGGGCTGGAGGAGTGGCTTGGCGGTTAGAGCAATtgctgcttttgcacaggacTCGAGTTTCAAGCATAAAGCAGGACACAATTACCTATAACCCCAGTTCTAGCGGACccgacaccctctcctggcctccacagataccaggcatatatgtggtatatataaatacatatacacacatacacataaaattaaaacaaataaatctttttaaagatacTTTATTCACTCTGGTTAAAGGCTTCCACACAGACTGTTAGACAGACAATGGTAGGTGCCTAGGCACAAGCCTACACACATGCAGACGGGCACACAGGCCTCAAAGGCATCTAGGTCTACAGGCAGACATACCCAGACTAGCTGTCAAAGGTGAAGGCTAAAGCCCTTGCCTGTGACCTCAAGGCCATATTTATACAGAGTCACACAAAAATGTCATTCTGTCGGGGATAGCTAGAGAAGAGATGACATCACTGTTTGCTTTCGGGTTCCCCAAACATCTAGTGTCGGCCATTTTGTGCTGGCTCATAACCTTCTGCTGTCCAACATCAGCACCTCAGTCGGTGCTGGGTATCTATATCAGTGCCAGCTTGTCTCAACCCAAATCGTTCCTCACAGCCCTCTGGTTCCAACAGTCCTCCGGGGTAATGAGGTTTAGACAGATGTCAAAGATGAGGGAGACGTAAGCGGGGACCCTGGGGAGGAGACCTGGTACACATGGAGGACAATGTGGGGACAGTCAGGGTACAACAGTATAAGGGAGAGACCATAGACaaaacattttacaaatgagaaacagAGGTTTAAAGAGTGAAGAAGTCACCCCTGACCTCAGCTGCGGCTGGACGCTGGCTCTGCCTGCTGAAACAGAGAACATCTCAGAATGGGTCAGGAGAGCATTTGCCCACCTGCTGTCCTAattctccatctctccttccacAGGATTGGTGACCAGGCATGGCTATGGCATTCTGCCCCAAAGATCAGTACTGGGACTCCTCAAGGAAATCCTGTGTCTCCTGTGCACTGACCTGCAGCCAGAGGAGCCAGCGCACCTGTACAGACTTCTGCAGTAAGTTCTGGAGTCTGGGGCCATGGGATGGCTGAGtgattctcacacacacacacacacacacacacagaacccccCTGGCCTTTctgaatatatagatatacagatatatagatacaaaTATATAGATAATGATATAGATATCAGAATGTGATGTGCCAGAGGGCCCAACCATTCTGGAATTGCTGTCTTCACACTGAAATATAgcgttggtttgtttttgtttcttcgcTCTGACGTAGTCTAGGGTCAGACACCCAAACTCCTGTGAGCCCAGAACACCtggcagcatttttttttctgtcccacaGAATTCATCAATTGCCGAAAAGAGCAAGGCAGGTACTACGACCATCTCCTGGGGGCCTGCGTCAGCTGTGACTCCACCTGCACACAGCACCCTCAGCAGTGTGCCCACTTCTGTGAGAAAAGGCCCAGAAGCCAGGCGAACCTCCAGCCCGAGCTCGGGAGACCACAGGCCGGGGAGGTGGAAGTCAGGTCAGACAACTCAGGAAGGCACCAGGGATCTGAGCATGGTCCAGGTGAGTGACCCCAGGCCAGAGCCTAAGGCATCTGAAGATGAGGATGGGTAGGAGCCGGGGCAGCGTGCTGGAATAACAAGTGTCTTTAGTTCAAGAGGCTCAGACTCTAGGCAAATATCCAGAAGCCAGGGAGGTCACACCAGGGGAAAAAATTGTTTAGATCAAAATTTCAGAAGCCTGTGGGAAATTTTGTCGCATCCATATGGTATACACTGCTCAAGTCTGTTACCTCAAACGCTTAATCATTTCTTTGTAGTGAAAATATTCAAATCTGTTTAAAATTTCCCCTTGATAttctgcagtgctgggactgGACCCAGATCCCCCTGGTGTTAGTCAAGACGTCAGCACATGAGCCATGCACACACTCCCTTAGATTTTGAGATATGCAATACATGGTCATGACCTAGCCAGTCCCTTTCTACACAGCCTCTCTGAGCTTCTTAGTCTATGGGATAAAACAGGGCCCAGCCCAGAACAGAGCTGAAGAGAATGATTCTACAGGGCTTGATGTGGGTGGCAAACTTTGTGGTACATGTGAGAATCAAACAATtagaggaaaattaaaaaaaaaagaaagatacatagaaagaaaggaagaaagaaaaggagagagaaagaatgaaaaaagagagagagaaaggaagaaaggaagagaggaagagaggaagaaaagaaggagagagagaggaggaagaaagaaagaaagaaagaaagaaagaaagaaagaaagaaagaaagaaagaaaggaagaaaggaaggaaggaagaaagaaggtaagagagagagagagagagagagagaagaaattcaGATCAACCTACATGGTAAAAGGTGACATCTGTCGGTCTGAGAGACAGGGCCCCAAGACCCAGAGGCACAGCATTTGAACTTGCAGAGCAATGCAAATTACATGTTTTGGGGGTTGGTCTAGCTAAGaatagagaggaagaggggagggtcTTGTTAGAGGCAGAATGAGGAAGTGAGctgcctttctctgtgatccgATTCTTGGAACGGCAAGATGGAAGATAGGTCAGTTGATTTACTCTGACCTTCCAGGGGAAGCTGCTTTCTGGGAAGTCCATGGGTGGCAGATTTCCTGGGACCTTGTTTTAGGGCATTGGTCTTGTGTTGGGATGGATTTCCTTTAATTCAAGACCCTTTACATATAAGGTCTGGGGTTGCCATTTCCTATCTGGCGACGACTTTCTGCTGGGAGCGAGGGAGACATTGTTTTGTGGGTTCTCAAGTCTGGAGTGACTCTAGAAGAAGTACTGTCTTTACTTCATCTTGGTGTGGCTGACCAGGGTAAGACAGTGATACAGTCCAGGAGGAACCTCTGTAAAGAGTTTAAAAGACAGGGTAAACTGTCCGTATGAGGATGATAAGGAGGAAAGGGGTAAGGAGCCAGGAGGGGCAGCAACCGGGAGCCCATCCAGAAGAGGCTTGTTGCTGGATTCTCTGTGTCTGGTCTTGAGCCAGTTTTGATCTGTTAGTGCTCTTGGGAGGTGGGCTTGAAAGGTGTGCAGCTGTTCTGAAACTGAGGCTCTCTGCTTATATGGAGAGATTGACTGATATAAATAAGTCCATTCCTGCTATTCTCCTTTGTAGTCCTGGAAGAACGCCCAGAGCGGGCAGGACGTGGGATAGGTCCATAGCTCTGTTTTGCTCTTGTTGATGTGGGTGTAGAGATAGGGATTGGAGCTTTGTGGGGGGTAAGGAGAATGGTGGAGACAAAAACCATAAGAGCATAGGTCCAGTGCAGCTACTGGGCCAGCATATGGAGCTGATTGTCCTGCAACGCCCAAAGGGTCCTGTCTGACGACAGGCAATGATGGTTAAAACGCTTATCTGGTGTGGTTTCCCCTTTGAAGGGCAATTTGAGCTTTAGCAGACATTGCCACAGTGAGGAGTGTACCAGGCAGAGGGACACATGTCAATGAAAGGCTGCAGGCTGACTGGGAGACATAggcttattttaattaattagttcattTTGAGCTATTCAAAAAGGTATTGGAGTTGAAGGAACACTGGTGAGCTGTGGCGGGGCCGGGAGTCGGGGGAAGGTTGGTTCTAGGAGCCCACAGGCATGGTTAGGTTTGAATGAGGAGGGGTGACGAGGATTTGAAAGGATTTCCCTAGACTAGGGAAGGCAGTTCCTTCTCCTTGTCCCCAGCAATACTGAGAACCGGAAGAGGATTCAGATAGCTGAGAGGAGAGGCCAGTGAGGTGGGTAGTATCAGGAGGGCCGTCTGTAAGGAAATGGTTCAGAATCCAGTAGGTGTAAGTGAAAGGGTGAAGCAAGTCAGAccgggagtgggggggtgggggtggggaatgcttGACTGGTTAGTAGTTTGAGACTGGTGGAGACACACCcagaagagggacagagagaaaaaccTTCTACCAAGTAGAGAGGGGTTTTGGGAGCCTCAGAACACTCTGTCTCTCTTCAAGGCttggattttgatttttttaagtctttgaaGGGTCTTTCCCTCCAAATTtcgggtgggttggttggttttgttttgagacagggtacttGTGTGTAgatctggttgtcctagaacttgctacatagacagGCACACCTCAAACTTGAATAGAATCACCTGCTTCCGCTTTTCAAGTACAGGGATTGAAGGTGTGGGTCAGCCTGACCAGCAAGGGTTGGTTAGAACAAAGTTGAACAAGGCCAGGATAGCTTTGGCTCACAACTGTGGGATTctgatctggccttgaactcatagcatAGTCCATCAGCAGGGGGCTCCACTGAGAAAACCCCACTAGACCTTTGTTTTAAACTGCCAGACTTTTGTCTCAAGAGGAAGAAGCTAGCCATCTTGGAAGTTCACCATCTTTATTACCTAGTCacagtccctctccctgtctccctactGGGAAATCTGTCTAACTCCTAGTCTCTCGTTCCCCTTTCTCAGAGGTCACCCTACTTGCTTAGTGGCTTGGAGACACAGGCTGCTTATGAGCTGGCGAAAGAGGTGATGTAGAATAGGCAGCATTTAGAGCCCCTGCAGAGGAAGGTCCGTCTAAGGCACCATGATGACACCTGGCAAAGATCCAGAACATTAGGCAGCTGAGTGACAGCAGTGTGTATTCTTTGAACACGTTTGTGACAGAGCAGCTGTGACACACAGCAAGGGAGACTGTGGTGTAGTATACTTCTTATCGAGGGTGTAGTTAAAATAGTTGGATAGTTTTGACCTTATTAGAGGACATGCATAGGTGAAAGAACACGTTAGCATCAGCGAGACTCCTGGTCCTCCTTATTACCATTGCCCACTGTGTgatgtacacacatgcaggagACCATGTTCAAGGTCAGAAGTTGGTCATTGGGTCTCCTCTGTTACAACCTCCTCAAGGAACGTTAAGAGGCAAAGTTAATGAGGAGAATGTCTCAGCATCATGATTAACGTAAGTTTTGCTTAGCAACCGTGCAGCTAGCTAGACCATGCTCCTGAGCCCTGCAGAAGGATGAGGAATCTGTGCAGTGAGCTGTTTGTTACATCAGACTCCAGTTTGTATAAAGGGTGAATGCCAGGAAGTCTGTTAAAGTCAGCATCTAACTGACAACTTACAAGAGAAACAGAATCCCATCaggtctcctttctctctctctctctctctctctctctctctctctctctctctctctctctctctctctctctctctctctttctcccttctttctttttaaatacaattGTCCAGCAATATCTCATGGACACTGTCCTGAATAGTTCCCCCAAACCTATCAGTGTGAGATACAAAGTGTCCAGAACAGGCCAGTCAGTCCATAGAGACATAGGACAGGTGAATGTAATTGGGGGCCAGGCGAGAGAAGATGGGGAGGGCCCATTAATGGGATGGGAAGTTTTTCTCTGGAGATAAAAAATAGCCTCAAATTGGGGAGCGCAAATACTTATGTAACTTCATGAgtatgcctaaaaaaaaaaaaaaaccactcaacATTCACTAAAGTGGTGAACGTGGTGGTTTGCAGGTTACATCccagtttttaaaacaaagatattgacagccctccctgcccccaccatcCTCCATCCCATCAGCAAACAGGGGAATTACGGAACGTCTTGTACAAAAGGCACCTGGCGCCCAGAACAGGCTGAGCTTTTGTAGGATTGTTGTGCTTTTCCAGTGAGAAAACCACACGTGATAAAGGAAGAGCTCCCGAATAATAGCCTGTGACAAGGTCTGGCGCATGCGCACAAGGGAACTGACCCTGAACAGAAATTCCCCTCAGTTTATACAGGCTCAGGCCCTAAGTTACACTTTGAACAAGTATACCTTGTTCTGCAGAGACAGAAGTTCCAAGGCTTGGTTGTTTGGACAAATGGGGAGATTTACGGGGTAAAGCATTGCCATCATTTTCCAGAGAAAGAGCAGGGCTGCTTTTCCAAGGCAGCTGTAACTGGGGTCACCCTGCTGGCAGATTTTTGCTCTTCCTGAGGGATGAGTTAACGCTGCCAGCCAGGGTTGGCCTCTCTAGCTAGCTGCTTTACTTTTGTGTAACAGTGTTTTCGAGAGCATTTATTGATAAATCCTTTAAAACTTTGTTACTTCCATCTTTCTCCTTCAAGGGAGTGGTCCCTCACTTCACTAGCACAAAGTATGCCTTAGCACCTGCATTGCAAGACCCACAAGATAAGTCTGGGAGGAGAAATGTCAGGAGCAGAGAACTTTGAACTGAGAGACAAGGTCTTAGTCCTTAATTAAAGCCCGAGGTTCAAGTCGCAAGCTGTAAAGTGAACTATGGCCCCACTTCCCAGGACCATTCCACATCATGCCTGGGTCCAGACTTCTCTCAGTCATCTCCCTGGTTCCTATTTCAAAGTCTAAGCTCacccaggggacctgatgcttGGTGGAGTCACCCTCCCGGgacacaagcatgcatacatgcatgcatgcatccatccatccctggGTTTGTCTGCCTCCAAAGCATGTGGAGAAACAGAATGGGCCAGCGCCAGAGGTGTCCAGCTTTAAGGTCTTGGGGAAAGGTGTCATCAGTCTGGGGCCAATACCTCAGAAAGCATAGCAGTGTCTTGGGGCTAGAAAAGGAATCCCACGTCATCAGTGAGGCGGACCTGGGGATGGCTGTGTGGATTACTTGGGCCTAATGAGGTGAAAAGAAAGCCTATGGTAAGGAGGCCACTTAGTCCTGGAATGGAGGAGGGTACATGTAGCTACAGGCCTAAATAAGGCACCGTTCCAGAAGGGGGCGCTGGGGAGTAGGTGCCCTCCTTGAACTTGCTTATCCTGAAACACCCACAGGATTGAGGCTAAGTAGCGACCAGCTGACTCTCTACTGCACACTGGGGGTCTGCCTCTGCGCCATCTTCTGCTGTTTCTTGGTGGCCTTGGCCTCCTTCCTCAGGCGTAGAGGAGAGCCACTACCCAGCCAGCCTGCCGGGCCACGTGGGTCACAAGCAAACTCTCCCCACGCCCACCGTAAGTATGGAAAGCCAGGCTTCCTTCCCTGACAATCACCAGCAGTACTCTCCCCTCCGCTATCCACCACTACCCCTGCATCCAGGGTGGACACACTCTGAGCCCACCGGCGTGGCCTGGGGCACATCCCATAGCACCTTAATGAAATCAGGTTCAAACAGTGGGGCCAGAAGAAAGGGTGGGTGTCAGGTTCTTGCTTCAGCTTTGAGAGGAGATCGGGAAGCGGGTTACCCCGGGGCGAGGGCTGGATGGTTTCGGGGTGCGGGGAGAAGTGAGCCCGGCCGTGAAAACCTGTTCAGGGGCGCTCAGAAGGGCAAGTCCTGGGGTGGCTGTAGAAGCGCTGGGCTCCTGGACCAGGCAGTCCTCGGTGTCCACAGCGCCCTCCTTTGTCACTGCAGGCCCCGTGACAGAGGCTTGCGACGAGGTGACCGCGTCACCCCAGCCTGTGGAAACGTGTAGCTTCTGCTTCCCGGAGCGCAGTTCTCCCACTCAGGAGAGCGCGCCGCGTTCGCTCGGGATACACGGCTTCGCGGGCACTGCCGCCCCGCAGCCCTGTATGCGTGCAACAGTAGGCGGCCTGGGTGTCCTGCGCGCATCCACTGGGGACGCTCGTCCGGCAACTTGACAGCccgaaaaataaaaaagacaatttAGAGGATGGAGTgacagagggggaaagggatggaGAAGAGACAGATGAAGACACGATAAAGGAAGCCCGGCTGCACCCACGCAGAGCAACAAAGCAACCACCTGCAGCGCCCACGTTCCCAGCACCGCCTGTGCCTGCCGCTGTGTCCTATACTTTCCAGAGCAGTCAACCTGTGCCTTTTTTCTTTAGTCGAGAAAGATGGAGAATGACCGGCACCTAGCATTACCCTTACAATTCTTACAAACAAGTGGTCTTTCCTATGGCCTTAGGCAGATAGCTGAGTGCAGTGTGGATGTATTTGTGATTTAAGtaacttgtatgtgtatgtgcagatTCGGGGTTAtgtcatatgtgcatgtatacgtgagttgtgtgtctgtatgagttgtgtgtatatgtgcgcctataaatatgtgtgtgaattctgtgcatgcagatgtgtgtgtacatatgtgtctggCTGATGTGGTATAGCCAGAAAGATGAGGGCCCTTCTAGGTGAAGGCCAAACATCTAAAAACCATCTAGGTGATGGGTGTTACCTTGACCTCAGCAAGAGTCTGTTCAATTGCATCACTTTTTATGGGCACCTGTGCTTATCTCTTAAAACTTCCAGGTGCATGAAAATACTCTCAGAAGCATTTCCCAGCAAGCTGAAGGGTGAGACGGTACACTTCACCCTTGTTACCCAGGCAGGCTTCTGAACCCCAAAGGCCACACAACAGGTGCCCCTGTTCTCACCATTCATCGCTATCAGGCTGCATAGGGAGGAGACTGTCTGCACAGAATAACTCTGACAACAGATCTAATAACACAAAGTGGCTGTCCACAGAGTTTGGAAGTCTGCAGTCAAGGTGTCTGCAGAATTGGCTCTTCCTGAGGCCACACATGCAAGATCTGTCCTTGGCTTCTCCTTAACCCACTGGTAGTCCCTCTCCATTTTTCTGTCTCGGGATCATTCTTATATTTCATGTTATGATCTGCCTAATAGCTTCATTTTGATTTTCCTGTAAAGAGTCCATCTCCAAAGAAGGCCACATTTGAAGCAGTAAGGCTTAGGGATTTTACTATAAGTTTTGGAGGACAAGTTCAACCCACAATGGAGGCCTTGTGAGACCATCACTGTTTTTATCCTTGTTGAAAAGTTGCCACCTAGCAAGTTCTTGTCCAAGATGTGTTGAGCTAGCCTATGTTGTTCCCACGATCTACTTCCTACAACAGGACTGATAGAAAGGCCCTAGCTCCTGCTACAGACATGCGCTGGTTGTGGGCTGAGGAATAACACCAGTGCATGCGCAGACAGGCTCCTGTGCTCAGCCTGTCTGGGAGACGAACCTATTTCTAGTCTTTAAGATCTGTGGCTTTAAAAGTCTGCTCACTAGAACCCAAGGGGCTGAAAATGCAAGACGATTCTGGAACCAGGGTAGAAGAGAACAGAGGCATCAAGAACATAGGGTGCAGAGACCAGCCTCGGCTTCAAAGAATCGTGAGAATTTTTGGTCAGCTTTTCAGCAGGTCATTTGTGTAAATTTTGTCCTTTACTTTCTGTTTGTAAAGAATGAGCTCTTTTGCCAATTTCATCTGTTGTGTTGGGTCAGCCTGGAGAATATAGCCTGGCTCCATTTGCAATgttcccttaaattgtttttattagtatatattagTTGAATAAAACTGTTTTGCTGCAGCTTTTACAAACTTGCATACAGTATGCTTTGGTGGTCCTTCCTCCCTGACTCCATAACTCTCTTCCACATTCTTCCACTGGTCTCCCCTACACAATTCCTTACCCTTATAAgttcatgtctttaaaaaaaaaaaaccaaaatctagATTTTGTAAATGTGAGAAAAGCCGGTATTCgtctttcttaattttattttcctaaacGCCCTTACGTATTGCAACTATTTCCCCAACGATAAAGATCTATTCATGTACTACTGTCTGTTTCCTGAATTTCTCACCTCTATTTCTGGACCACCCTCCCTCAGTCTCTTTGATGATTCCTTTCTCCTCACCACACATCAACATTCCTGCAAAGGACCAGGGGAAGCCGGTGTGATGTGTTCACCTTGTGATATTCCTATGGCTGCTCAGAAACTTCTCCTCTATAATGCGTAACCTGGATCATACCTGCCACCAAGCATATGCTGCCCAGCTAATGCCTTCCCTTGATACCAGAACAAGTGGCCCTTCCCAGCAGGGCCTGTAGGATCCCTCTGCCTTTCTACTGAAATATGAGTCTTCAAACACAATAACCACACTGAATCATGTAACATCACTCCAGACCTTATGAGCaagccttggggctggagagatggctcagtggttaagagcatttgtcgctctttcagaggacctgggtttggttcccagcacctacatggtggctcacaatcaaccATAGCACCAATCCCAAGGGCTCTTTCATTCCTGAGAACATCAAGCACACAACATGGGCAAACATCCAtacttgtttttgttggtttgctttAAAGGAAATAGCAACTTTTAAAGACACTTTTAAACCCCCTGAGCAGGGAGAATCACAGCACAGAACTTGAGATTCCCAAGCAAAGCAAACAGACATCACAAAGCAAGCAGACACTCTCTTATCAGAAACAGCTTCTTACTACCTGGGACTCAGTGGGACTGGAGGCATGCCAGATGCCAGCTGAGACAAGCCAatcatcccacagtcaaacaaGTATTCTGAGCACTGAGCTCTAAGGTGCCACCTAAAGCAGCCACCCTCCATCTCAGACCCAGGCCTAGACATTAGCTCTGGTCCGTCCAGAAGACAGAAGAGGCTGCCCAAGCAGGTGGCGTCCTTTCCTTATTAACACTGCTCTCCTGAAGTGACCAGATGCCCACAGAGGGAAAAGCTGTCTGTTTCCAGATGGGTCTCCATGACCGGGGATGCTGCTGGGAATGACTGGCTGCAGACCCACCTCTCCCACTGTGCTGCTGGTAGAATCTGTGACTGGAGTTCTCAAGATTGGGTATATTGAGATTCCAAAGATAATCAAAGCAAGCAGCATTATGTAGCACCTGCCTGGCAGAGGATGGCAGCCAGACTTACACAGAACTGCTAAAAGGAAGGGGTGGGGATGTCTATGGCAGACGTTATACTGTTAGCCAGAAGCCATTACATAATGCATAATACCTCACAAACCAGTAGAGCATATGGGTCTGAGGTGATTATGAAACTTGCTCAGCATTGGGCTTACAAACTAAGTCACAGGCTTGTTATTCCCCGTCCTAGAAAATTAATTTAGTGggctttaaaaatatctatttttatgtttattggtgttttgcctgcgtgtatgtcagTAGAGGGTACCAAGATTCCCTGCAACTGGAgctgttgtgagctgtcatgtgggtgctgggaacggaactgccggtcctctgaaagagtagccagtgctttttaaccaaggagccatctctccagccacacctcctttggggggttgggggacaaGGCTATGTTAATGCACTTGCTGTCCCTCTGAGCTACACCCACAACACTGAGTGGTTCTTACTCCGAAGGTCTTAGATCTCAAGGGTGGAGGGAGTCCTAATCTGAGGACAGTGCCACGGTGGGCAAGCGGTGGGTTCCATGGGGGCATAGTTCTCTGGACTGTTTCCATATAAAAGTATCCAAAACAGGCAGGCCAGAATTTCAGATTTCAGTGGAGCTGGGACAGAGGCGTCCCAGCATCTGCCGCACACCTCCGCTTGGGTGTGCAGCCGTGTACTTCCCCAGAGGACCTGGCTACTTAGTGTTGCTACCTGGCTTATGCTCCTGCCCACAGAAGAggattctttttacttttgtcttTTGAGCCAAGGTCTTGCTGAGTAACCCTGGCTgactggaacttgctatgcagaccagagagatctgcctgcgtcTGCAGAGCAGGGATTAATGTGTGGCCTCCATACCCACCCGCAGGAAGGAGGCAAAGTTGATAGACCGCAGAACAGGTGTTGTGAATGCATCTCTACCCACGGGAACCCATAGCTAGCCCACCCTACCACCTTGCCTGCCACTCCCCACATTTTGGCTGTCTGTGTTAGTAATGAGGCAGAGAGTCAGGTTTCAGAATAAAATGCAGCTTTATTATGATATAGGAAAGACTAAAAGCCATTAGGGAGGAGTCAAATAGCCCCTCAAAATGACAAGGGAAAGAAAAGTGACATAAATGTCTTGGTAATAAAACTCCTAACCACAGTACAatcattggattttttttccctcacgattttttatttcaaagctataataaatgaaacaaaccaCTTGTCAAAAAGAACAATGATTTTACACAAGGAAAAGCATACACACTGAGCCGAATACAACAGCACTCAGGTTCACATGGTGTAGGACACTCAGGTAGTGCCCAGCTTGAGGGGACTTCTGGGGTAAAGAGAGGAACTGCAGAATCCATCCCAATGCCctactctctcactgaggccatttGAAGAGGACTTTAGTCTCCTGTCAAGCTGGCGCCAGCAGTGTATGGAAGAGAGGGGTAGGCAATGCAGCCCTGTGGTGAGATGCACTTCTGTGACCATCTGAGCACATATACTAGGTGGTTCTAGGATGAGGAACCCTTTTCCTGCCTTGCTATCCAGAGGGGCAACTGAAAGAACCAAGCCCATTGCTCAAATAAACTGTTCCTTAGCCATCCACACATGCCTGTCCAGTGGAGACAGCACGCTGAGGACCccaggacagagagggagggccAGATGCATGTGCGGCAGCCATAGAGTTGGCAGACCTTGCTACAGGTACAGAGTGAAGTGTTTAGAATGTTAAAACCATGGTGAAGGAGAATGCTTTCGGATATAAAAGGTTAAAGTCACATTGACAGAAAACAGCTGCTGTCCTCCTTAGTGCCCCAAATATAGGAAGAAATGGGTCGTGTTCTGTGGGGACAGAGGAGGCAGGCCTGGCCAGCACACCTGCTCATCTCCCCTGTTCTGGATGCCCCATTCACTGGAGTGTCAAGGAGGCAGACCTTCAGGAAGCTTGGAGCTCTGGTTCCCGTGGCAACTGCAGTGAAGTTTTTCATGTGGACTTGTTCACAAATACAACATGCTGACCCTGGGGCATCTCCACAGTAGAGTCCCACAAACATGGTCCATGTCTGAGAATCTAGGCTCAGCTGTACTCAAAAGAGGATTTTTCTAAAACATGCTTCAAGTCTGTTCTTTACTTAAATGCAGAAATAGAAACACACTAGAGAAGAACAGGGCAACTGTTACCACGTGACAAAGTTTCTGCTGCCCCTGACCTCGAGTGATTTTCACACCGATTGAGCAGCGGCCGCTTAGTTTTGCCACAGCTATGTCATTCCATCGCAATTCGCTAGCTAAGGAGCTGGGCTGGGCCCTGTACTGCTCTTTTATAGCCTGTAAGTGAAAAAACAAAATCTTATTttcaaatagtaaaaaaaaaaaaaaaaaaagtatctgtaCACATAATTATATGTAATTTAAATCACAGCCGTACTTGTTATGCAAACACGATGCACGTGTTACCTGCTATGGGTCTACGGCTCAGAGCCTGGCTCTTAGGAAATAGTTGCCTGTTCTGATGGGCAACTCCTGGGTGGGTGCCAACAGGCTCCTGGGTAAGCACCACTGGAAAGGCAGTGGTATGAGGAGAAACACCAAGACCCTAGATTCCAGTTGCTCAGAAGTGGACAGCCTAGGCTTGTCCAGAGATACATGCAAAATATCTTACAATAAACTTCATGAATGACCCTGCCAGGAGAACTGGTAATGGAGCCTTCCTATTCTGGCTGTAACTGAAACTATAGTGAACACAGAATGGAGGCAAGCGGGTGAC
This window encodes:
- the Tnfrsf13b gene encoding tumor necrosis factor receptor superfamily member 13B; this encodes MAMAFCPKDQYWDSSRKSCVSCALTCSQRSQRTCTDFCKFINCRKEQGRYYDHLLGACVSCDSTCTQHPQQCAHFCEKRPRSQANLQPELGRPQAGEVEVRSDNSGRHQGSEHGPGLRLSSDQLTLYCTLGVCLCAIFCCFLVALASFLRRRGEPLPSQPAGPRGSQANSPHAHRPVTEACDEVTASPQPVETCSFCFPERSSPTQESAPRSLGIHGFAGTAAPQPCMRATVGGLGVLRASTGDARPAT